A single Falco naumanni isolate bFalNau1 chromosome 20, bFalNau1.pat, whole genome shotgun sequence DNA region contains:
- the PRKAG1 gene encoding 5'-AMP-activated protein kinase subunit gamma-1 isoform X2, with protein sequence MEDPGPGPGPAAESPAELSPPGLEGEPHRGAYTIFMKSHRCYDLIPTSSKLVVFDTSLQVKKAFFALVTNGVRAAPLWDSKKQSFVGMLTITDFINILHRYYKSPMVQIYELEEHKIETWREVYLQDSFKPLVCISPNASLFDAVSSLIQNKIHRLPVIDPDSGNTLYILTHKRILKFLKLFIAEVPKPEFMAKTLEELQIGTYSNIAMVRTSTPIYVALGIFVQHRVSALPVVDDSGRVVDIYSKFDVINLAAEKTYNNLDVTVTRALQHRSHYFEGVLKCYKHETLETIINRLVEAEVHRLVVVDESDVVKGIVSLSDILQALVLPQGP encoded by the exons atggag GatcccggccccggccccggcccggccgcagAGAGTCCGGCGGAGCTGAGCCCCCCGGGGCTGGAAG GGGAGCCCCACCGTGGTGCCTACACCATCTTCATGAAATCCCACCGCTGCTACGACCTGATCCCTACCAGCTCCAAACTGGTTGTCTTTGACACTTCCCTGCAG gtgaAGAAGGCTTTTTTCGCGCTGGTCACCAACGGCGTGCGGGCCGCCCCGCTGTGGGACAGTAAGAAGCAAAGCTTTGTGG GCATGCTGACCATCACCGACTTCATCAACATCCTGCACCGCTACTACAAGTCACCCATG GTGCAGATTTACGAGCTGGAGGAGCACAAAATCGAGACGTGGAGAG AGGTCTATCTACAAGACTCCTTCAAGCCCTTGGTCTGCATTTCCCCCAACGCCAG CCTCTTCGACGCCGTCTCCTCCCTGATCCAGAATAAGATCCACCGCTTGCCCGTCATCGACCCCGACTCGGGGAACACGCTCTACATCCTCACCCACAAACGTATCCTCAAGTTCCTCAAACTCTTT ATAGCAGAGGTCCCAAAGCCCGAGTTCATGGCCAAGacgctggaggagctgcagatCGGCACCTACAGCAACATCGCCATGGTGCGGACCAGCACCCCCATCTACGTGGCGCTGGGCATCTTTGTGCAGCACCGTGTGTCTGCTTTGCCGGTCGTCGATGATTCGG GGCGGGTGGTGGATATCTACTCCAAATTCGATGTTATT aACCTGGCAGCTGAGAAGACCTACAACAACTTGGACGTGACGGTGACGCGGGCGCTGCAGCATCGCTCCCACTACTTCGAGGGCGTCCTCAAGTGTTACAAGCACGAGACGTTGGAAACCATCATCAACCGCCTGGTGGAAGCCGAG gttCACcggctggtggtggtggatgAGAGCGACGTGGTGAAGGGGATCGTCTCTCTCTCGGACATCCTGCAAGCCCTGGTTCTCCCCCAGGGTCCTTGA
- the PRKAG1 gene encoding 5'-AMP-activated protein kinase subunit gamma-1 isoform X1, which yields MKSHRCYDLIPTSSKLVVFDTSLQVKKAFFALVTNGVRAAPLWDSKKQSFVGMLTITDFINILHRYYKSPMVQIYELEEHKIETWREVYLQDSFKPLVCISPNASLFDAVSSLIQNKIHRLPVIDPDSGNTLYILTHKRILKFLKLFIAEVPKPEFMAKTLEELQIGTYSNIAMVRTSTPIYVALGIFVQHRVSALPVVDDSGRVVDIYSKFDVINLAAEKTYNNLDVTVTRALQHRSHYFEGVLKCYKHETLETIINRLVEAEVHRLVVVDESDVVKGIVSLSDILQALVLPQGP from the exons ATGAAATCCCACCGCTGCTACGACCTGATCCCTACCAGCTCCAAACTGGTTGTCTTTGACACTTCCCTGCAG gtgaAGAAGGCTTTTTTCGCGCTGGTCACCAACGGCGTGCGGGCCGCCCCGCTGTGGGACAGTAAGAAGCAAAGCTTTGTGG GCATGCTGACCATCACCGACTTCATCAACATCCTGCACCGCTACTACAAGTCACCCATG GTGCAGATTTACGAGCTGGAGGAGCACAAAATCGAGACGTGGAGAG AGGTCTATCTACAAGACTCCTTCAAGCCCTTGGTCTGCATTTCCCCCAACGCCAG CCTCTTCGACGCCGTCTCCTCCCTGATCCAGAATAAGATCCACCGCTTGCCCGTCATCGACCCCGACTCGGGGAACACGCTCTACATCCTCACCCACAAACGTATCCTCAAGTTCCTCAAACTCTTT ATAGCAGAGGTCCCAAAGCCCGAGTTCATGGCCAAGacgctggaggagctgcagatCGGCACCTACAGCAACATCGCCATGGTGCGGACCAGCACCCCCATCTACGTGGCGCTGGGCATCTTTGTGCAGCACCGTGTGTCTGCTTTGCCGGTCGTCGATGATTCGG GGCGGGTGGTGGATATCTACTCCAAATTCGATGTTATT aACCTGGCAGCTGAGAAGACCTACAACAACTTGGACGTGACGGTGACGCGGGCGCTGCAGCATCGCTCCCACTACTTCGAGGGCGTCCTCAAGTGTTACAAGCACGAGACGTTGGAAACCATCATCAACCGCCTGGTGGAAGCCGAG gttCACcggctggtggtggtggatgAGAGCGACGTGGTGAAGGGGATCGTCTCTCTCTCGGACATCCTGCAAGCCCTGGTTCTCCCCCAGGGTCCTTGA